One genomic region from Argentina anserina chromosome 2, drPotAnse1.1, whole genome shotgun sequence encodes:
- the LOC126782188 gene encoding translocase of chloroplast 159, chloroplastic isoform X10, with protein sequence MDSPKPHLPHHSSASEINVNLAKTSLNFDDDETDPRPGLGSDEEEGFASGEEDFGPVVDRAFVRGGPALAPEEEVEVVENGKGVKLVSSSEFFLRPIAKVSGDSDDGEEQVQGEEVFEEAGESSVAEKGLSFAEVVKENGGGVEKPKVAAEEGLGSVLEVVEANGAKEVVRESSENGVGFAGGGDSVVEAVQVGLTHTGAAVVGDVEKKIEESEIKGLEVPAGVRLENEFDKISSEVEEPKEAEVVVAEAETDGVVIAEPEPAVEKSVEERGVDVADSVVEAVHVDLTHTGAAVVGDVDKIEESEIRGLEVPAGVSLENGFDQIGRDTNVVAVDLESEKVVVADSADDELVEEEGSEGDSVVQAVHVDLSHTGAAVVGDVEKIEESEIKGIEVPAGVSLENGFNQISHDVELPSESDKVFVADSGNVEEKTVVADEVDLEGREDKELELKSSSAPGQEEPSTKVSAAEVKVVPDETLSVNHVSEDSVLNAAESVEKIATDREIRLEEEENSLSESGIGSLEPSTIAQQEISVEAEYDDDDDEDKDDEGENDGVIFGSSAAAKQFLEELERESGTGSYSAAESYGERSLSYRDESQRVDGQIVTDSDEEVDTDEEGGGKELFDSAALAALLKAATGGGASDGGNGTFSSPDGSRLFSVERPAGLGSSMRPMRPGARLDPSALFSNAMAGGDTDDSLTEEERMKLEKFQQIRVKFLRLVQRLGVSTEDSIVKQVLYRLNLVSGRLRSREFSEEAAKTTALELEADGKDDLDFSLNILVLGKTGVGKSATINSIFREEKTPIYAFGPATTTVKEIVGVVDGIKIRVFDTPGLKSAAMEQNVNRKILSSVQKFTKKCPPDIVLYVDRLDTQSRDLNDVPVLRSITSAFGPSIWRSTIVTLTHAASAPPDGPSGSPLNYELFVAQRSQILQQTIGQAMGDIRFSNPGMMSPISLVENHPSCRKNREGEKVLPNGQSWRPQLLLLSSSMKVLAEATNLSKPAESFDHRKLFGFRTRSAPLPYLLSWLLQPRAHPKLSGDQGGENADSDIDLADLSDSDNEEEEDEYDQLPSFKPLKKSQIAKLSKEQKKAYLEEYDYRVKLLQKKMWREELKRMKEMKKGNKASADEYGYLGEEDPENGAPAAVPVALPDMNLPVSFDSDNPAYRYRFLEPTSQFLARPVLDAQGWDHDCGYDGVNVEFSEAIVNTFPATVAVQVTKDKKEFNLHMDSSVAAKHGENGSSMAGFDIQNIGKQLAYIVRGETKWKNLKRNKTAAGVSVTFLGENVSTGVKLEDQIAIGKRLVLVGTAGTVRSQGDSAYGANLEVRLREADFPIGQNQSTLGLSLVKWRGDLALGANLQSQLSLGRDYKIALRAGLNNKRSGQISIRTSSSEQLQIALVAVVPIVRSIYNLFFPGASLSDNYSVY encoded by the exons ATGGACTCCCCCAAGCCGCACCTCCCCCACCACTCCTCCGCTTCTGAAATCAATGTCAATTTAGCTAAAACCTCTttaaattttgatgatgaCGAAACCGATCCCCGGCCAGGTCTCGGCTCCGACGAGGAGGAGGGCTTCGCCAGCGGGGAGGAGGATTTCGGTCCTGTTGTGGATAGGGCGTTTGTTAGAGGAGGACCAGCCCTAGCTCCGGAGGAGGAGGTAGAAGTAGTTGAGAATGGTAAGGGTGTTAAGCTTGTTAGCTCTTCCGAGTTTTTTCTGAGGCCGATTGCTAAGGTCTCGGGCGATAGTGATGATGGCGAAGAACAAGTACAAGGTGAGGAGGTGTTTGAGGAGGCGGGTGAGAGTTCTGTGGCGGAGAAGGGTTTGAGTTTCGCCGAGGTGGTGAAGGAGAATGGTGGTGGTGTGGAGAAGCCGAAAGTTGCGGCGGAGGAGGGTTTGGGGTCTGTTTTGGAGGTTGTAGAGGCTAATGGTGCCAAGGAAGTTGTCAGGGAGAGTAGTGAGAATGGTGTGGGGTTTGCTGGTGGAGGTGATTCGGTGGTGGAGGCTGTGCAGGTTGGTTTGACACACACCGGCGCGGCGGTGGTTGGGGATGTGGAGAAGAAGATTGAGGAGTCTGAGATTAAAGGGTTGGAGGTTCCGGCGGGGGTGAGGTTGGAGAATGAGTTTGATAAGATTAGCAGTGAGGTTGAGGAGCCGAAAGAAGCAGAGGTGGTGGTTGCTGAGGCTGAGACTGATGGAGTGGTTATTGCTGAACCAGAACCAGCAGTTGAGAAGTCGGTTGAAGAACGTGGTGTTGATGTTGCTGACTCGGTTGTGGAAGCTGTCCATGTTGATTTGACGCATACAGGGGCGGCTGTTGTGGGTGATGTGGATAAGATTGAGGAGTCTGAAATTAGAGGGTTGGAGGTTCCCGCAGGGGTGAGCTTGGAGAATGGATTTGATCAGATTGGCCGTGAT acaaatgtggtggctgtgGATTTGGAGTCCGAAAAAGTGGTTGTCGCTGACTCGGCAGATGATGAATTGGTTGAAGAAGAAG GTAGCGAGGGCGATTCAGTTGTGCAAGCTGTACATGTTGATCTGTCACATACAGGAGCAGCTGTTGTTGGGGATGTGGAGAAGATTGAGGAGTCTGAAATCAAAGGCATTGAGGTTCCAGCAGGTGTGAGCTTAGAGAATGGATTTAATCAAATTAGCCATGATGTTGAATTGCCGTCCGAGTCTGACAAAGTGTTTGTTGCTGATTCCGGGAATGTGGAGGAGAAAACTGTTGTGGCTGATGAAGTTGATCTTGAGGGGAGAGAGGATAAAGAACTTGAACTGAAGTCTAGTTCTGCACCTGGACAGGAAGAGCCCTCAACGAAGGTAAGTGCTGCGGAAGTAAAAGTAGTGCCAGATGAAACTCTGTCCGTGAATCATGTTTCTGAAGATAGTGTGCTGAATGCGGCtgaaagtgttgaaaagaTTGCAACTGACCGAGAAATAAGGctagaggaggaagagaatTCTCTCAGTGAGAGTGGCATTGGATCTTTGGAACCAAGTACCATTGCACAACAAGAGATAAGTGTTGAAGCTGAATatgatgacgatgatgatgaggataaGGATGATGAAGGGGAAAATGATGGTGTGATATTTGGGAGCTCTGCAGCTGCTAAACAATTTTTGGAAGAGTTGGAACGAGAGTCGGGTACTGGTTCTTATTCGGCTGCAGAGAGTTATGGTGAGCGATCTCTGAGTTACCGTGATGAGTCTCAGAGAGTTGATGGGCAGATTGTGACAGACTCAGACGAAGAAGTAGATACTGATGAAGAAGGGGGTGGAAAAGAGTTATTTGATTCTGCTGCATTGGCAGCTCTTCTGAAAGCAGCAACAGGTGGTGGTGCATCAGATGGTGGCAATGGCACATTTTCTTCCCCAGATGGATCCAGGCTTTTTTCTGTCGAGCGTCCTGCTGGTTTGGGATCCTCAATGCGGCCAATGAGACCTGGTGCACGATTAGACCCTTCTGCCCTATTTTCCAATGCTATGGCAGGGGGAGATACTGACGACAGCTTGACTGAAGAAGAGAGAATGAAACTGGAAAAGTTTCAGCAGATAAGGGTTAAGTTCTTAAGGCTTGTCCAGAGATTAGGTGTTTCTACAGAAGATTCAATAGTGAAGCAGGTCCTATACCGCCTAAATCTTGTTTCAGGGAGGCTAAGGAGTCGTGAGTTTAGCGAAGAAGCTGCAAAGACAACAGCCCTCGAGCTTGAAGCAGATGGGAAGGACGATTTGGACTTTTCCTTGAACATATTGGTTCTTGGGAAAACAGGCGTGGGGAAAAGTGCTACCATTAATTCTATTTTTCGTGAAGAGAAGACTCCAATTTATGCCTTCGGACCAGCAACAACCACTGTGAAAGAAATTGTTGGGGTAGTCGATGGAATCAAGATTAGGGTTTTTGATACACCTGGTCTTAAATCTGCTGCAATGGAACAGAATGTAAACCGCAAAATTTTATCTTCCGTGCAGAAGTTCACGAAGAAATGCCCCCCAGATATTGTCCTCTATGTGGACCGTTTGGACACCCAGAGTAGGGATCTCAATGATGTGCCAGTGTTAAGATCAATTACTAGTGCTTTTGGCCCTTCAATTTGGCGAAGTACTATTGTCACTCTAACCCATGCTGCTTCTGCTCCTCCTGATGGACCATCAGGTTCTCCTCTTAATTATGAGCTGTTTGTTGCTCAGAGGTCACAGATCCTCCAGCAGACCATTGGACAAGCTATGGGGGATATAAGATTTTCAAATCCAGGTATGATGAGTCCAATATCTCTTGTAGAGAATCACCCCTCTTGTCGAAAGAACAGAGAAGGTGAGAAGGTGCTCCCAAATGGTCAAAGCTGGAGACCTCAGCTGCTGCTCTTGAGCTCTTCTATGAAGGTCTTAGCTGAGGCAACTAATCTCTCAAAGCCTGCAGAATCTTTTGATCACCGAAAGCTATTTGGTTTCCGCACACGTTCAGCTCCTCTTCCATACTTGTTGTCTTGGCTGCTGCAGCCTCGTGCGCATCCAAAACTCTCTGGTGATCAAGGTGGTGAGAATGCTGACTCAGACATCGACTTGGCCGACTTGTCTGATTCTGATaatgaggaagaggaggatgaGTATGATCAGCTTCCATCATTCAAGCCTCTCAAAAAATCTCAGATTGCTAAGCTTAGCAAAGAGCAGAAGAAGGCATACCTTGAGGAGTATGATTACAGGGTTAAGCTTCTCCAGAAGAAGATGTGGAGAGAAGAGTTGAAGAGGatgaaagaaatgaagaaggGTAATAAGGCTAGTGCAGATGAGTATGGTTATCTGGGTGAAGAAGATCCCGAAAATGGAGCCCCAGCAGCTGTGCCAGTTGCATTACCTGATATGAATCTGCCTGTTTCTTTTGATAGTGACAATCCAGCTTACAGGTACCGCTTCTTGGAGCCAACTTCTCAGTTCTTGGCCAGGCCGGTATTAGATGCCCAAGGCTGGGACCATGATTGTGGGTATGATGGTGTCAATGTTGAATTCAGTGAAGCCATTGTTAATACTTTTCCTGCTACTGTTGCCGTTCAAGTTACAAAGGACAAGAAGGAGTTTAATCTCCATATGGATTCTTCAGTTGCTGCAAAGCATGGGGAGAATGGATCAAGTATGGCAGGTTTTGACATTCAAAACATAGGAAAGCAACTTGCATACATTGTCAGAGGGGAAACCAAATGGAAAAATTTGAAGAGAAACAAAACTGCCGCTGGAGTGTCTGTGACATTTTTAGGTGAAAATGTATCCACTGGAGTCAAACTTGAGGATCAGATTGCTATCGGCAAGCGCCTGGTGTTGGTGGGTACTGCTGGGACTGTCAGATCTCAGGGTGATTCAGCATATGGAGCCAATTTGGAGGTGCGGTTGAGGGAAGCAGATTTTCCAATTGGCCAGAATCAATCAACATTGGGTCTGTCTCTGGTGAAGTGGAGGGGTGACTTGGCCCTGGGGGCGAATTTGCAGTCGCAGTTATCCCTTGGACGAGACTACAAGATAGCTCTTCGTGCAGGATTGAACAACAAGCGCAGCGGACAAATCTCGATTAGAACAAGCAGCTCTGAACAACTTCAAATTGCACTTGTGGCTGTAGTTCCAATCGTAAGATCCATCTACAATCTTTTCTTCCCTGGAGCTTCACTCAGTGATAATTACTCTGTCTACTAG
- the LOC126782188 gene encoding translocase of chloroplast 159, chloroplastic isoform X7, which produces MDSPKPHLPHHSSASEINVNLAKTSLNFDDDETDPRPGLGSDEEEGFASGEEDFGPVVDRAFVRGGPALAPEEEVEVVENGKGVKLVSSSEFFLRPIAKVSGDSDDGEEQVQGEEVFEEAGESSVAEKGLSFAEVVKENGGGVEKPKVAAEEGLGSVLEVVEANGAKEVVRESSENGVGFAGGGDSVVEAVQVGLTHTGAAVVGDVEKKIEESEIKGLEVPAGVRLENEFDKISSEVEEPKEAEVVVAEAETDGVVIAEPEPAVEKSVEERGVDVADSVVEAVHVDLTHTGAAVVGDVDKIEESEIRGLEVPAGVSLENGFDQIGRDSELPSDTNVVAVDLESEKVVVADSADDELVEEEGSEGDSVVQAVHVDLSHTGAAVVGDVEKIEESEIKGIEVPAGVSLENGFNQISHDVELPSESDKVFVADSGNVEEKTVVADEVDLEGREDKELELKSSSAPGQEEPSTKVSAAEVKVVPDETLSVNHVSEDSVLNAAESVEKIATDREIRLEEEENSLSESGIGSLEPSTIAQQEISVEAEYDDDDDEDKDDEGENDGVIFGSSAAAKQFLEELERESGTGSYSAAESYGERSLSYRDESQRVDGQIVTDSDEEVDTDEEGGGKELFDSAALAALLKAATGGGASDGGNGTFSSPDGSRLFSVERPAGLGSSMRPMRPGARLDPSALFSNAMAGGDTDDSLTEEERMKLEKFQQIRVKFLRLVQRLGVSTEDSIVKQVLYRLNLVSGRLRSREFSEEAAKTTALELEADGKDDLDFSLNILVLGKTGVGKSATINSIFREEKTPIYAFGPATTTVKEIVGVVDGIKIRVFDTPGLKSAAMEQNVNRKILSSVQKFTKKCPPDIVLYVDRLDTQSRDLNDVPVLRSITSAFGPSIWRSTIVTLTHAASAPPDGPSGSPLNYELFVAQRSQILQQTIGQAMGDIRFSNPGMMSPISLVENHPSCRKNREGEKVLPNGQSWRPQLLLLSSSMKVLAEATNLSKPAESFDHRKLFGFRTRSAPLPYLLSWLLQPRAHPKLSGDQGGENADSDIDLADLSDSDNEEEEDEYDQLPSFKPLKKSQIAKLSKEQKKAYLEEYDYRVKLLQKKMWREELKRMKEMKKGNKASADEYGYLGEEDPENGAPAAVPVALPDMNLPVSFDSDNPAYRYRFLEPTSQFLARPVLDAQGWDHDCGYDGVNVEFSEAIVNTFPATVAVQVTKDKKEFNLHMDSSVAAKHGENGSSMAGFDIQNIGKQLAYIVRGETKWKNLKRNKTAAGVSVTFLGENVSTGVKLEDQIAIGKRLVLVGTAGTVRSQGDSAYGANLEVRLREADFPIGQNQSTLGLSLVKWRGDLALGANLQSQLSLGRDYKIALRAGLNNKRSGQISIRTSSSEQLQIALVAVVPIVRSIYNLFFPGASLSDNYSVY; this is translated from the exons ATGGACTCCCCCAAGCCGCACCTCCCCCACCACTCCTCCGCTTCTGAAATCAATGTCAATTTAGCTAAAACCTCTttaaattttgatgatgaCGAAACCGATCCCCGGCCAGGTCTCGGCTCCGACGAGGAGGAGGGCTTCGCCAGCGGGGAGGAGGATTTCGGTCCTGTTGTGGATAGGGCGTTTGTTAGAGGAGGACCAGCCCTAGCTCCGGAGGAGGAGGTAGAAGTAGTTGAGAATGGTAAGGGTGTTAAGCTTGTTAGCTCTTCCGAGTTTTTTCTGAGGCCGATTGCTAAGGTCTCGGGCGATAGTGATGATGGCGAAGAACAAGTACAAGGTGAGGAGGTGTTTGAGGAGGCGGGTGAGAGTTCTGTGGCGGAGAAGGGTTTGAGTTTCGCCGAGGTGGTGAAGGAGAATGGTGGTGGTGTGGAGAAGCCGAAAGTTGCGGCGGAGGAGGGTTTGGGGTCTGTTTTGGAGGTTGTAGAGGCTAATGGTGCCAAGGAAGTTGTCAGGGAGAGTAGTGAGAATGGTGTGGGGTTTGCTGGTGGAGGTGATTCGGTGGTGGAGGCTGTGCAGGTTGGTTTGACACACACCGGCGCGGCGGTGGTTGGGGATGTGGAGAAGAAGATTGAGGAGTCTGAGATTAAAGGGTTGGAGGTTCCGGCGGGGGTGAGGTTGGAGAATGAGTTTGATAAGATTAGCAGTGAGGTTGAGGAGCCGAAAGAAGCAGAGGTGGTGGTTGCTGAGGCTGAGACTGATGGAGTGGTTATTGCTGAACCAGAACCAGCAGTTGAGAAGTCGGTTGAAGAACGTGGTGTTGATGTTGCTGACTCGGTTGTGGAAGCTGTCCATGTTGATTTGACGCATACAGGGGCGGCTGTTGTGGGTGATGTGGATAAGATTGAGGAGTCTGAAATTAGAGGGTTGGAG GTTCCCGCAGGGGTGAGCTTGGAGAATGGATTTGATCAGATTGGCCGTGATTCTGAATTGCCAAGTGAtacaaatgtggtggctgtgGATTTGGAGTCCGAAAAAGTGGTTGTCGCTGACTCGGCAGATGATGAATTGGTTGAAGAAGAAG GTAGCGAGGGCGATTCAGTTGTGCAAGCTGTACATGTTGATCTGTCACATACAGGAGCAGCTGTTGTTGGGGATGTGGAGAAGATTGAGGAGTCTGAAATCAAAGGCATTGAGGTTCCAGCAGGTGTGAGCTTAGAGAATGGATTTAATCAAATTAGCCATGATGTTGAATTGCCGTCCGAGTCTGACAAAGTGTTTGTTGCTGATTCCGGGAATGTGGAGGAGAAAACTGTTGTGGCTGATGAAGTTGATCTTGAGGGGAGAGAGGATAAAGAACTTGAACTGAAGTCTAGTTCTGCACCTGGACAGGAAGAGCCCTCAACGAAGGTAAGTGCTGCGGAAGTAAAAGTAGTGCCAGATGAAACTCTGTCCGTGAATCATGTTTCTGAAGATAGTGTGCTGAATGCGGCtgaaagtgttgaaaagaTTGCAACTGACCGAGAAATAAGGctagaggaggaagagaatTCTCTCAGTGAGAGTGGCATTGGATCTTTGGAACCAAGTACCATTGCACAACAAGAGATAAGTGTTGAAGCTGAATatgatgacgatgatgatgaggataaGGATGATGAAGGGGAAAATGATGGTGTGATATTTGGGAGCTCTGCAGCTGCTAAACAATTTTTGGAAGAGTTGGAACGAGAGTCGGGTACTGGTTCTTATTCGGCTGCAGAGAGTTATGGTGAGCGATCTCTGAGTTACCGTGATGAGTCTCAGAGAGTTGATGGGCAGATTGTGACAGACTCAGACGAAGAAGTAGATACTGATGAAGAAGGGGGTGGAAAAGAGTTATTTGATTCTGCTGCATTGGCAGCTCTTCTGAAAGCAGCAACAGGTGGTGGTGCATCAGATGGTGGCAATGGCACATTTTCTTCCCCAGATGGATCCAGGCTTTTTTCTGTCGAGCGTCCTGCTGGTTTGGGATCCTCAATGCGGCCAATGAGACCTGGTGCACGATTAGACCCTTCTGCCCTATTTTCCAATGCTATGGCAGGGGGAGATACTGACGACAGCTTGACTGAAGAAGAGAGAATGAAACTGGAAAAGTTTCAGCAGATAAGGGTTAAGTTCTTAAGGCTTGTCCAGAGATTAGGTGTTTCTACAGAAGATTCAATAGTGAAGCAGGTCCTATACCGCCTAAATCTTGTTTCAGGGAGGCTAAGGAGTCGTGAGTTTAGCGAAGAAGCTGCAAAGACAACAGCCCTCGAGCTTGAAGCAGATGGGAAGGACGATTTGGACTTTTCCTTGAACATATTGGTTCTTGGGAAAACAGGCGTGGGGAAAAGTGCTACCATTAATTCTATTTTTCGTGAAGAGAAGACTCCAATTTATGCCTTCGGACCAGCAACAACCACTGTGAAAGAAATTGTTGGGGTAGTCGATGGAATCAAGATTAGGGTTTTTGATACACCTGGTCTTAAATCTGCTGCAATGGAACAGAATGTAAACCGCAAAATTTTATCTTCCGTGCAGAAGTTCACGAAGAAATGCCCCCCAGATATTGTCCTCTATGTGGACCGTTTGGACACCCAGAGTAGGGATCTCAATGATGTGCCAGTGTTAAGATCAATTACTAGTGCTTTTGGCCCTTCAATTTGGCGAAGTACTATTGTCACTCTAACCCATGCTGCTTCTGCTCCTCCTGATGGACCATCAGGTTCTCCTCTTAATTATGAGCTGTTTGTTGCTCAGAGGTCACAGATCCTCCAGCAGACCATTGGACAAGCTATGGGGGATATAAGATTTTCAAATCCAGGTATGATGAGTCCAATATCTCTTGTAGAGAATCACCCCTCTTGTCGAAAGAACAGAGAAGGTGAGAAGGTGCTCCCAAATGGTCAAAGCTGGAGACCTCAGCTGCTGCTCTTGAGCTCTTCTATGAAGGTCTTAGCTGAGGCAACTAATCTCTCAAAGCCTGCAGAATCTTTTGATCACCGAAAGCTATTTGGTTTCCGCACACGTTCAGCTCCTCTTCCATACTTGTTGTCTTGGCTGCTGCAGCCTCGTGCGCATCCAAAACTCTCTGGTGATCAAGGTGGTGAGAATGCTGACTCAGACATCGACTTGGCCGACTTGTCTGATTCTGATaatgaggaagaggaggatgaGTATGATCAGCTTCCATCATTCAAGCCTCTCAAAAAATCTCAGATTGCTAAGCTTAGCAAAGAGCAGAAGAAGGCATACCTTGAGGAGTATGATTACAGGGTTAAGCTTCTCCAGAAGAAGATGTGGAGAGAAGAGTTGAAGAGGatgaaagaaatgaagaaggGTAATAAGGCTAGTGCAGATGAGTATGGTTATCTGGGTGAAGAAGATCCCGAAAATGGAGCCCCAGCAGCTGTGCCAGTTGCATTACCTGATATGAATCTGCCTGTTTCTTTTGATAGTGACAATCCAGCTTACAGGTACCGCTTCTTGGAGCCAACTTCTCAGTTCTTGGCCAGGCCGGTATTAGATGCCCAAGGCTGGGACCATGATTGTGGGTATGATGGTGTCAATGTTGAATTCAGTGAAGCCATTGTTAATACTTTTCCTGCTACTGTTGCCGTTCAAGTTACAAAGGACAAGAAGGAGTTTAATCTCCATATGGATTCTTCAGTTGCTGCAAAGCATGGGGAGAATGGATCAAGTATGGCAGGTTTTGACATTCAAAACATAGGAAAGCAACTTGCATACATTGTCAGAGGGGAAACCAAATGGAAAAATTTGAAGAGAAACAAAACTGCCGCTGGAGTGTCTGTGACATTTTTAGGTGAAAATGTATCCACTGGAGTCAAACTTGAGGATCAGATTGCTATCGGCAAGCGCCTGGTGTTGGTGGGTACTGCTGGGACTGTCAGATCTCAGGGTGATTCAGCATATGGAGCCAATTTGGAGGTGCGGTTGAGGGAAGCAGATTTTCCAATTGGCCAGAATCAATCAACATTGGGTCTGTCTCTGGTGAAGTGGAGGGGTGACTTGGCCCTGGGGGCGAATTTGCAGTCGCAGTTATCCCTTGGACGAGACTACAAGATAGCTCTTCGTGCAGGATTGAACAACAAGCGCAGCGGACAAATCTCGATTAGAACAAGCAGCTCTGAACAACTTCAAATTGCACTTGTGGCTGTAGTTCCAATCGTAAGATCCATCTACAATCTTTTCTTCCCTGGAGCTTCACTCAGTGATAATTACTCTGTCTACTAG